From Juglans regia cultivar Chandler chromosome 8, Walnut 2.0, whole genome shotgun sequence, the proteins below share one genomic window:
- the LOC109001770 gene encoding uncharacterized protein LOC109001770 isoform X2 gives MGDVSNIKPASGKGSRPGRRHMMRGCLCHFTVKRLYTRPLLALIIYNQRKHVDKTGAPCHGRLDRDALGTRAMYAPRISEELRQKVMSMLYVGISLDNVIQHHMEVVQGHGGPHNRDDFLTRNDVRNMERLIRNSSHELHANDECSIKMWVQRHQKHVFYFQENSSSEPFILGIQTEWQLQQMVHYGHNGSIASHSTFGLKKLKYPLCTLLVFDSSHNAIPVAWVITSSFVGQGIHKWIALLAERIHAKDPRWRLNAFLVDDPSFEVSIIREVFQCRVLLCVWRIRRTWIRSLLKKCCNFDVQREMFKYLGWLLYCTRSGPNAVDAIEEFMQVFVDQCAFMDYFKIRWLPTIELWVTGVRSLPVASPEILAAIESYHLRLKSKLFNDQHANSWARVDWLMHFLTTEFHSLNWLEQYSVETGYLENLRDKSFSTNAWYQALHIVDIDVILDEQNLEFAKVISQTDRSLAYTVWNPGSEFALCDCPWSRVGNLCKHVIKVAILCKNRQVARPLLAAQVYRQTLLTLLQNPPDDPLVLEHAILHATRLQQDIKGLEDLSNSGLLQPLPPEINSQMADSILLFPGLH, from the exons ATGGGGGATGTCTCAAACATCAAGCCTGCATCAGGGAAGGGGAGCAGGCCAGGGAGGCGTCACATGATGAGAGGTTGCCTTTGCCATTTCACTGTGAAACGATTGTATACCCGCCCTCTCCTAGCCCTCATCATCTATAATCAAAGAAAGCATGTAGATAAGACAGGAGCCCCATGTCATGGCAGACTTGATCGTGATGCTCTAGGGACAAGAGCCATGTATGCTCCAAGGATATCAGAAGAGTTACGCCAAAAAGTGATGTCTATGCTTTATGTTGGGATATCTTTGGATAATGTAATTCAGCATCACATGGAGGTGGTGCAGGGGCATGGTGGACCCCATAATCGGGATGATTTTCTCACTCGAAATGATGTTCGTAACATGGAAAGGCTTATTCGTAACTCTTCTCACGAGTTACATGCAAATGATGAATGCAGTATTAAAATGTGGGTCCAACGGCATCAAAAGCATGTATTCTACTTTCAGGAGAACTCCAGTTCAGAACCCTTTATCTTGGGAATACAGACAGAGTGGCAGCTGCAACAGATGGTCCATTATGGACATAATGGTTCGATAGCTTCTCATTCGACATTTGGCTTGAAAAAACTTAAG TATCCCCTGTGTACTTTACTCGTTTTTGACTCATCCCACAATGCAATTCCGGTTGCTTGGGTCATTACCTCTTCTTTTGTCGGTCAAGGTATCCATAAGTGGATTGCCTTACTTGCTGAAAGAATCCATGCCAAAGACCCCAGATGGAGACTCAATGCCTTTCTGGTAGATGATCCTTCTTTTGAGGTTTCCATTATAAG AGAGGTTTTCCAATGCCGGGTTCTATTATGTGTCTGGCGTATTCGGCGCACTTGGATAAGAAGTCTTTTAAAGAAATGCTGCAACTTTGATGTGCAGCGAGAGATGTTTAAGTACTTAGGCTGGCTTTTATATTGCACAAGAAGTGGGCCAAATGCTGTGGACGCAATTGAAGAGTTTATGCAAGTATTTGTTGATCAATGTGCATTTATGGATTATTTCAAGATCCGATGGCTACCAACCATAG AGTTGTGGGTTACTGGTGTAAGGTCTCTTCCTGTGGCCAGTCCGGAGATTCTTGCTGCCATTGAATCCTACCATTTGAGGTTAAAATCCAAGCTTTTCAATGATCAACATGCTAATTCCTGGGCAAGAGTTGACTGGTTGATGCACTTTCTGACGACAGAATTTCACTCCTTAAATTGGTTAGAACAATACAGTGTGGAGACTGGGTATCTTGAAAATCTGAGGGACAAGTCTTTCTCAACCAACGCTTGGTATCAGGCATTACACATTGTTGACATTGATGTGATACTGGATGAGCAAAATCTTGAGTTTGCAAAAGTCATTTCTCAAACAGACAGAAGCTTGGCGTATACAGTTTGGAACCCTGGTTCGGAATTCGCCCTCTGTGATTGCCCCTGGTCAAGGGTGGGAAATCTCTGTAAGCATGTTATCAAGGTGgcaattttatgtaaaaatcgGCAGGTTGCAAGACCATTATTGGCTGCTCAAGTTTATCGGCAGACATTGCTTACCCTTCTGCAGAACCCCCCTGATGATCCTCTAGTTCTGGAGCATGCCATTTTACATGCCACTCGCTTGCAACAGGACATCAAAGGTTTAGAAGATTTGTCTAATAGTGGCTTACTCCAACCATTACCTCCTGAGATTAACTCTCAAATGGCAGATAGTATTCTGCTTTTTCCCGGTCTTCATTGA
- the LOC109001770 gene encoding uncharacterized protein LOC109001770 isoform X1, giving the protein MKGHEAKMPRMEDILSLPVQDPPFEEFSAAHLKWVKVEGGRQGGDDIALIPYARVDDFVKGESSNAECPASFRIESSRKRPEGSITKPRVDGYLEYTLYWCSYGPEDYRESESGMGDVSNIKPASGKGSRPGRRHMMRGCLCHFTVKRLYTRPLLALIIYNQRKHVDKTGAPCHGRLDRDALGTRAMYAPRISEELRQKVMSMLYVGISLDNVIQHHMEVVQGHGGPHNRDDFLTRNDVRNMERLIRNSSHELHANDECSIKMWVQRHQKHVFYFQENSSSEPFILGIQTEWQLQQMVHYGHNGSIASHSTFGLKKLKYPLCTLLVFDSSHNAIPVAWVITSSFVGQGIHKWIALLAERIHAKDPRWRLNAFLVDDPSFEVSIIREVFQCRVLLCVWRIRRTWIRSLLKKCCNFDVQREMFKYLGWLLYCTRSGPNAVDAIEEFMQVFVDQCAFMDYFKIRWLPTIELWVTGVRSLPVASPEILAAIESYHLRLKSKLFNDQHANSWARVDWLMHFLTTEFHSLNWLEQYSVETGYLENLRDKSFSTNAWYQALHIVDIDVILDEQNLEFAKVISQTDRSLAYTVWNPGSEFALCDCPWSRVGNLCKHVIKVAILCKNRQVARPLLAAQVYRQTLLTLLQNPPDDPLVLEHAILHATRLQQDIKGLEDLSNSGLLQPLPPEINSQMADSILLFPGLH; this is encoded by the exons ATGAAAGGCCACGAAGCAAAG ATGCCGAGAATGGAAGATATTCTTAGCCTTCCAGTGCAAGATCCTCCTTTTGAAGAGTTTTCTGCTGCTCATTTAAAGTGGGTAAAAGTAGAAGGTGGTCGCCAAGGTGGTGATGATATTGCTCTCATCCCTTATGCTAGAGTGGACGATTTTGTCAAAGGAGAATCTTCTAATGCAGAATGTCCTGCTAGTTTCCGCATTGAGTCAAGTAGGAAGAGACCTGAGGGGAGCATCACCAAGCCGAGGGTTGATGGCTATCTGGAGTACACATT GTACTGGTGTTCTTATGGTCCCGAAGACTACCGAGAAAGTGAGTCTGGAATGGGGGATGTCTCAAACATCAAGCCTGCATCAGGGAAGGGGAGCAGGCCAGGGAGGCGTCACATGATGAGAGGTTGCCTTTGCCATTTCACTGTGAAACGATTGTATACCCGCCCTCTCCTAGCCCTCATCATCTATAATCAAAGAAAGCATGTAGATAAGACAGGAGCCCCATGTCATGGCAGACTTGATCGTGATGCTCTAGGGACAAGAGCCATGTATGCTCCAAGGATATCAGAAGAGTTACGCCAAAAAGTGATGTCTATGCTTTATGTTGGGATATCTTTGGATAATGTAATTCAGCATCACATGGAGGTGGTGCAGGGGCATGGTGGACCCCATAATCGGGATGATTTTCTCACTCGAAATGATGTTCGTAACATGGAAAGGCTTATTCGTAACTCTTCTCACGAGTTACATGCAAATGATGAATGCAGTATTAAAATGTGGGTCCAACGGCATCAAAAGCATGTATTCTACTTTCAGGAGAACTCCAGTTCAGAACCCTTTATCTTGGGAATACAGACAGAGTGGCAGCTGCAACAGATGGTCCATTATGGACATAATGGTTCGATAGCTTCTCATTCGACATTTGGCTTGAAAAAACTTAAG TATCCCCTGTGTACTTTACTCGTTTTTGACTCATCCCACAATGCAATTCCGGTTGCTTGGGTCATTACCTCTTCTTTTGTCGGTCAAGGTATCCATAAGTGGATTGCCTTACTTGCTGAAAGAATCCATGCCAAAGACCCCAGATGGAGACTCAATGCCTTTCTGGTAGATGATCCTTCTTTTGAGGTTTCCATTATAAG AGAGGTTTTCCAATGCCGGGTTCTATTATGTGTCTGGCGTATTCGGCGCACTTGGATAAGAAGTCTTTTAAAGAAATGCTGCAACTTTGATGTGCAGCGAGAGATGTTTAAGTACTTAGGCTGGCTTTTATATTGCACAAGAAGTGGGCCAAATGCTGTGGACGCAATTGAAGAGTTTATGCAAGTATTTGTTGATCAATGTGCATTTATGGATTATTTCAAGATCCGATGGCTACCAACCATAG AGTTGTGGGTTACTGGTGTAAGGTCTCTTCCTGTGGCCAGTCCGGAGATTCTTGCTGCCATTGAATCCTACCATTTGAGGTTAAAATCCAAGCTTTTCAATGATCAACATGCTAATTCCTGGGCAAGAGTTGACTGGTTGATGCACTTTCTGACGACAGAATTTCACTCCTTAAATTGGTTAGAACAATACAGTGTGGAGACTGGGTATCTTGAAAATCTGAGGGACAAGTCTTTCTCAACCAACGCTTGGTATCAGGCATTACACATTGTTGACATTGATGTGATACTGGATGAGCAAAATCTTGAGTTTGCAAAAGTCATTTCTCAAACAGACAGAAGCTTGGCGTATACAGTTTGGAACCCTGGTTCGGAATTCGCCCTCTGTGATTGCCCCTGGTCAAGGGTGGGAAATCTCTGTAAGCATGTTATCAAGGTGgcaattttatgtaaaaatcgGCAGGTTGCAAGACCATTATTGGCTGCTCAAGTTTATCGGCAGACATTGCTTACCCTTCTGCAGAACCCCCCTGATGATCCTCTAGTTCTGGAGCATGCCATTTTACATGCCACTCGCTTGCAACAGGACATCAAAGGTTTAGAAGATTTGTCTAATAGTGGCTTACTCCAACCATTACCTCCTGAGATTAACTCTCAAATGGCAGATAGTATTCTGCTTTTTCCCGGTCTTCATTGA